The genomic window GAACTGTGCAAGACCCGGCCGATTGCATCTCTGCCAATGCCACCTCTTCCACCTCCTGATAATAAGACCCCATAGTAGTTTTCTTCTTGTACGACTCTTCCCGCAAGAGTTCTTCGTATTCAGCCACTTTGGCGGCTAGCTCGAAGAAATCCCTGAACTCCATTCCTTGGAATTTCTTCCTTAGTTCAAAATCCAGCCCTTTTTGTGCCATTTTCACGAACTCTGTCTCCGGTAAGAACACCTTGCATCTATTCTTCATCTTTTTGAACCTGTCGATAAAATATTCCACATACTCTCCTTTCTTTTGAGTGACTCTCGATAAGTCGGCAATGCACACTTCTGGTTCTGTTCTGTAGAATTGAATGTGGAATTGTCTTTCCATttcttgccaactcatcacggAATTTCTGGGGAGTGAGGCATACCAAGCGAATGCGGTTCCAGTGAGGGAATTTGGGAATAGCCGCAACTTTAGATTGTTAAAGTTCTCCAAGTTGGCTAACTCCCCGCATTGAATGGTGAATCTGGCTATGTGTTCCATGCTGGACTGGCCATCTTCCCCGGAGAACAAACTGAAATCATGAACTCTATAACCCCTTGGATATGGGTTATTAATGTCTATGTAGTCTGGATAAGGTTTGTGGAACTCTGGGCGGCTAATTTGTTTCAAGGCCGGCCCATACAGCTCTTGAACAGCTTCTTTCACCATTTCTGGATCAATCCCGTGCATGTTCCGAGCGGGGAGTTGGTGATGGTAGTAATTTGCCCCCCGAGCTTGGAACCCTACATTTAAACCAAAATTACCTCCTGGTACGCCCCCATCCACTCCTTGATGATCCATGTGGGATATGTCATCATAAGCTCCCGGTTGGTACAGAGGATTTGTCACACTGTACACTTGAGTAACTGGTTGTTTCGAGCTCCCCACTCCATGAGCGCGTGGATATGGATGAGATCTCCCCCCTAAGGTTTCTTCTCTCTTGTGAGGTGGAGTATACCTTCTTTCTGGCTGATTTGGATGAGTAAACTCCGGGCGGCGAGGATCGCCAGCCCTTGAGTTTCCAACTCCCTGGTCGAATTCATGGACTTGGTTACTTCCCTGACCAGTCTCTTTGATAGTGGTATTTTGCTCCCCTCGGGTAGACTGGTTCGGTTTACTCAGTAGAGTTTTTAAACAGTCAGACATGGCTTTAGATAATGCCACTGAGATCTCTTCAATCTTTATAGCAGTCAGTTCTTCAACCAAACGGTTTGAAATATGAGCATACATCTCTGGAACATTACTTGGATGCAAATCCAACTCCCTGGTTGGCTCTTCAGTGGCCGTAGCGGCCGGCTGCTCTGTCAGTGGAGCGTGAATCTCTTCCTGGCTTGGTTGAGACTCCCCATCCCCTTGATTGACGTTTTCTTTTCTCCTTGGCGGCATAGTGATGGTCCCACCGGGCgtgccaaaaatatgtttgcacaatatttggtgttgcgggcgtgccaggtgcgaagtgcaccgatttgtgtgaaaacgataaaaatctaacttctaaaatcAAACGACGgtgaattctaaatttgatcgttggttctaatctcctaaaacatATGCGATGCCAAAATTAAGAAAACTATTGGAAAGTGACGGAAATAAACCCCTGACATGTTTTGCATTTACAAAAATGTAGGAATTCATCAAagacatgaaaaatataataatttgttGCTGAAATCTAAAATGAGAAGACGTAAATTGCTAGAAAACTTAAAAAAAAGTGCTTGAAGCAGAGAGCTTCTTTTTTGCAGATTTTTGTCTGTGTagagttgtgtgtgtgtgtttctgTTCTTGCCGATCCCTTCTTTTCTTCGCTGTGAAAGGTAGCTTATTCCACTCCCCCATGAGCCCATGATTTTTCCCACCACCTTAGCACGATTTCCATTTCTTTTCTCCCACGTCGTGATCAGTTTGAATCGATACAAATTAATCTGCTACAGCTCATGGGCCCATATAATATAATTGGGCCTATGATTAAGTCGGGCTTCCTATGTAATTATTTTTAGCACAAACAGATAGATTATGCAATATCGAATAAATTTGAAGTTTAGAATCATTTATACATTTTTAGGACGATTTAAGCATATACATACGTTGATgttatttttcttgaaaaaatacTCATAAGTATATACCAAACACCACAAATTGCTAGACATGTTACCATAATGGACCGGACCGAGATTACTGGGTTGTGTATATATTATAATCTAATCCAAAACCGAGTCAAAACGATAACATAATATTTGAACATATTATTGATCGAATTAGAAATACGTGTGAATGAGTTGAgaataaataaaaagtaattttttttaaaaaaatctttgCTCATGTACTTAAAAATGTCATTTGTCAAGcaatgtatttgaaaatcaaatattatttgttaaccataaatattactttttatattaagaatattactttttattgtgaatatcggtaaaattgacccgtctcacaggaAACCACCTACTcgtaaataaattaaacatcaatgataataatatcatcattgtcataaatatttttaacgGAAATTAACTTAACATATATCGACAAGAGATTAGAGAaacatcattaatttttttttttatttaaatacttactcaaaaagattttcgtcaaccaatcatatatatttttaaatcaaactTTTAACtacttataatttattttatttgatagaaaTATTTTGGAGAGGACAAACTTAAATCAATGGATGGTCCAGATGTGAGCCCAAGTATCTAACGGCCCATACTTATTTTCCATACACGTATATAACATCGAGGAAAACCTAACCCTAGAATTCATTCTTTCCCTTTGCCTCCGCCACATTGCTTACTCCCCATTTCCGACAAAATGGTGACTCGCTGGAAAACTCCACAAAGATTTATGAATTGTAGCTTTGTTTTCTGTTGGTTTGATTGATGTTGTGATTGATCGATTTATGTGGCTGTGGCAGGTTCTTTCAAACGACATCGATTTGCTGAATCCTCCGGCGGAACTTGAAAAGAGGAAGCATAAGCTGAAGCGTCTCGTCCAGTCGCCAAATTCATTCTTCATGGTACCCTATTTAATCTTTTGTTTCCAATTTCCCGTACTTGttagttttaaatttattgtttttcaattgtAGGATGTGAAGTGTCAGGGTTGCTTTAATATGTAAGTACCCCGCTTTAAATTATGTTTTCTTAGTATCggatttcaatattttttcaatttgaTGGACGAAAGATCCGATTTTTCTCTATGCAGTGTTGTGTTCAGTTTTTTTTATACTTTCCTCAAtctttatttttgaattttcatatatCCAGATTATGTTTGATTTTAAGAATTTTACCGTGTGTTTTTCCTCGGTGTGTTTTTTCAGAACCACTGTGTTTAGCCATTCACAAACTGTTGTCGTGTGCGGTAACTGCCAGACGGTGTTGTGTCAACCCACCGGAGGGCGTGCTAGGCTCACCGAGGGCTGTTCCTTCCGGAGAAAGGGTGATTGAAAGAACCATGATACGCCATCCGTTTTCGTTCTTGCAACTAGTGAAAGTGATTCCTATGGTTGGTTGAGTAAATGAAGCGAGTTTTTAATGGCTATTAGACTTTATATGAATTTGTTTTGCTAAGATTTATCAAACTAATTGAAGATGGCTGTTTTACTGAATACCCCACCTGTAGTGATTAACTTTTCAATTTTGTATGAAACTTCATGTTTTGATTGTGAGTTGATATTTCTGTGTCACTATGATGTTCTAGTGATTGATGTTATATGGGCGGTtgaatttttgtttaattaatcggCATTTCCCCTTTGGCTCGAATTTTGGGTAAAGTTTATTATGTCCCTGGTAaccttttaataaaattaatttccaGTACTTCCATTTACTATAATTTCTGTCCTACAATCAAGCAGGAAATTCCTTTTTGTGTTAGTAAATTACTGAATTATGGTTTAGATCGAGTCAAATGTCATTTTAGCGAGATCCGAGGTTATATCTCGGAAAGACCTGTGGTGCACATCAATTGCTGATGTAAAgtagattttcaaatttaattaattagacgATTGCTTTTGTAGATGATAGATCGAAATAAGTTTGTATGTGCTATCAAGGCAGCATGATTTGATGGATTGAACCGAGGATGGGAAAAATTTCGGCTCAATTGAATCGTATAAGGTTGTCATATTGCTGAATGCTTCATTGATAAGCTTGTCTCCGTCTGTTTAGCTTTATGTCCCCCTCAGTGTGAGCTTAGAGGGTAACAAGTGAGCTAACCAGACAGCATCTTGCTTTTTAGACCGTCGCTTTTGGTGTTAGTTTCATGATTTTCAGAAATCTCGACACAGTAATGCTCTACATGTGTAGATGACACAGATTTATGTATGAAACAGCATTCTTTGATAAATGAATGTAGTTCTTGACTCAAGGATACTGCCTGGACCTTGCTTGTTTGTGTTCCAAAGATCCCCACAATATGTTTAGTTCAAATTCAAGAAATGGGGCTCATAGCCCATGCAGGGTTTTAAAAGTAGCATGAAGCATAATAATGCCCTATCACATCATTTACCTTGGTATATTATGATGTTgatatttcaaattaattttattgttcGAATGGTTTTATATTTAtggttttaatttaattatctaaatGAAATCATAGTTAAGTTGGATTTGAAATAATACCAAATTACCAATCCTTTCCTAATCCCCAAAATACACATTATCTTTCTGATCGTATGTTTTGAATATTCGTGATATATTGTATCCTTGTTTACGTGCTTTCAATTAAATTTATAGCCTACggaaattattataaaatggTTATGATTGACCTCTAGTGAGCTATCTTTCCTGTATGCTGCTAGCAGCAGTTAATGGGAGGAAATTATCGTATTGTTAATAAATCTTGTTTATTTGggaatttttattcattttttgtAGTTGAATTAAGTAAAAATAGTATGCTATTTTCCAGtagatttatttttatctatGATACAATTAAACAAAGATGAAACAAATcacatccaaaaaaaaaaaactttgatcACATCAATTATTGTttgtattgattatatcaatttaatttaattttgaatttaattaatttttatattaattcaaatgtaatttatgtattatatgtttttttttacttaattaaaactaaactctattgaaaacataaattatattaaaaattttgtatgGATTATATCAAttagtttaattaaaaattgtataaataaatttaaaatataaattattacaaTGTTCAGTGTCATGAgataatcattcaaaaataaaattttatattttaagtaattttcttcttaaattacttactaaaaaagaaatacaatatttaattagtttatttaatttttctataaATAAAATTTGTTGAGTGTCAAAAGTTATCACTACAACAAAGTTTTCTAATAAACATTAATTTaccatttaataatcataaattttttatctcaaatacatattgtttcgaaattaccttaatttgaaagaattaatgcGTTGCAGGTTTCTTCCAAAatcatatgtatattgtatatcttgaattttctttttaaaaattcaaataagatagcacaaaaaaattaaaagagatagatTCAAAAGAGTTTCAAATGAACATTAAATTACAAATATGTATATTAccctcaataatcagaaatgtttGACACACAGTACATGCAATTCGAGATTTccataatttgaaagagttaatgtatgatagtgattattagcaaaaaaattaatcgacatgcgttatattttaaaaagttttttaaaattagcgaaaaatagtttttatttttatttttttttaactataattttttccaatttaAATATCTATTAATTTTCActgatttttaataatatcgtcccgtgcatcgcacgggttaaatactagtCGTGCATCAAAGAAAAGTGAGATGATTTTGCTCAAAGTCAAAGTGATTTCGACGCTCGAATCAGTATAGTCTTTGAGAGAAAAAATACACGACTAACATAAATCATTGTACATAAAACTTTGATTGGGgttatgaaatttttatttatatgtgTAGAGTTttaaataatatgtatttttgtAATATAGGACAATCAAATTTATGCATATCCATGCAATATTTTGTAATATCCgtatatacaaatatatcaaACAAAATAATCTACTAATATTTTTGTCTCAACGGTGGTATGGATTCTAGTATGAGCATTGTCAAAGTGGCGAGAGTCGAGACATCATGCCACAAGTGGCGGAGCTGTGAACTACAATTTTAATCTCtagaatttttaatattttaaattgatatacCTGgactaatatcatatttttctaaaattatacaaaatttacctataaattttttcaaaaaaattgaacCACCGGGACTAAAACCTAGGTACAAGCCCATGTACCTCCGCCTCAGCATGCAAGCGATTATGCATTGGCCAGAATGATTGAATTTATCCAAATTATTTCAATAATTGAAGGCTtccaataaaattattttaaaaaatggatTTATAAATTATACATTATTTTCGAGCGATATATTATCTCATTGCCCTttatatatttttgtatttATGGATTACCAAAACAATTACATATCCCACGTTTTAAAGATCAGCCGTGAACCTTGAAGGGCactttaatattatattatgttcgtttttccaaattttttaaaataaattttgtaatATCATAATCGAAAAAGTACTTTACaaattacaattaaaaatagtttgttggaaattgaaataaaaatgtgCTCTAAACGTTGGTCAACATTTTAACGTCATCTCTTCCCAACCACACCGATATAATTTTAATAAGCAATTACaatttccaagaatttaatattgtCTGGATACGTGTTCTAATGGGATAGCATACTGACTGAATTTTTAAAACCTATAATTATTCAATTTATTAAATATACATTGTAATATTAATTTAatctcatatttttttttttaatatctatactatattattaagtttgagatgTTAAGAGTAACTAAATTTTGAtgtcattatatattttaataattatatatattaataaagtgttaaTTTTAATGCAAATCACATATAGCTTACTTGCAAGCACGCGTGCGTCACTacatcaataattattaagtcCGTTCACATATATTGGACACACAGAAACATCGCACAGACCCGAGTAGAATTCTGTTAACCAACCTCACATCTTTTGACGACAAATGAACAAAAACTTGTCAAGAATATCTGCTCTTTTTCTCAGTCTTCcccaatttttatatatataaatttatctattttttttttttttaaaatcagatGACAATGCATGCAAAATCTACTTTTAGTGTGACATATCATCGAAACTGGAAAGTTTTGTATGTAAAGGAGCAAACATGCCAAAGTGGAGTGGAGGCACAAATATCCAAAGGTGTCTATTGCGAAATCTTTTTATATTTGTCATCACATGCACCATTCACGATTCTCTGCTATATATACATGTTTTTGGtgcatatatgtatgtatgtatatatgtattggTGGAGTCAGAAATATGACTCTGTTCGGGCTATAATTTTAAACTCtagaatattttaatattttaactaatatcatattatttcaaaattatacaaaatttacgcataaatttttttaaaaaaattgggccaGTCCGGGTACAAGAGCATATGTAGCTCCGCCCCGGTATATATGCCAAATCTTACTATGTAGTAATTTGCAAGATTAAGCAGATTTTAATGAAAGCAAACTTTGCCATTCGAAAAATGCAATAATCCATATGTGGAATGCATTTTGACATTGGTGAGTTTTATGGAATCGCGGGTTGTCATTGTAAAATTTCTTAATTTCGATTCCATAATTGGTGAAATCATACGTAAGATCAAACAAGAAATGTGATCAAaccatcaatttttttaattattaataaattgcAAATTGTTATAGTACCTTTGCAACTGTGAAACAATTTTTGAAcatttaattaacattaatatGGAGAATACCTAGCAAAAACCTCTATCCTccatcataataataataaaagtctAGCATATACATACATTGGGAACCCCTAATTAATCATTAAATAATACCGATAAGAACCTTCGGGTCATGGTTGTTTTGATCTCGCCAAATTCATGTGACGGCAAAGGCGAGCAGCGATTATTGCTTACTATTAGGATGTAAACAAGTCGAGCTgagttgagtcgagtccgaTAGTATCATGTTCGAGCTCGgctcatttaaaatatatataagctCGAGCTTGATTTTATCATGAGCCTTGAAATCGGTtcgtttttaaaattatttagttCACGAATAGCTCGAGCTTGACCCATTAATAGTTCTTTTATCTTGTTTAACGAGTCTTGTTTGAGCTTAGCTCGTTAAACAAGTTTGTCAAGCATTAATATTAGGCATAGGACTGAATAAGATATGAGAATTTGAGGGGATATACATCTCATTTTATATACTCTTTTAATCACGTCACTAGCATTCAAATTTCGATTTGAGACAATATAAGTTATTATTGTATACTCAAGGCTCAACAAAATAGTTGATCTCAATCTTGAACAACATAAAAGTGCTAAGCTCGAGCTCGCGAGCTTACGAGTCGAATATCCTTAAGCTCGAGTTCGACTCAATACAATTATCGTGCCTGGATCGCGGTAAGCTTAACGAATGATTTGAACAAGCTTTTTACTAAGTCGAACGCAAAATAACGCGCGAGCGGCTTGATTCGTTTATATCCCTACTTACTATGAGGTTCTTAGGATACTTGAGATACATAAACACTAACTTAGAACTAGGGTCTTAAATTATACTCCTGAAACATAAGTGTCAATCAAATTTATGTTTCATTACGTTCGAagaataaagaaaaaatttgaatttttggtctgatatgtatatttctttgcaatttcgataatttattttgttagattttaatttaggtaatgtatatttcaatttttaataattttagtcATTTGGTATTGTGAATGCTAACGTGACACTATACACATCAGCACCACGTCGACAAACGATAAAATCTACAAGAAATGTGAAGATAGAGGACAAAAATTGAAATTTCATAATATAAATAACTAAAATCAGAAAAACGTAAAATTACAGAACTAGTTGTGCAATTTTCCTGAATAAATATGCTAATCAAAATTGAACAATATTAGATGAAACAGAACCTCTCCGGACTAGTGGCTAATGCAAATAtgcaatatatcataaaatcaagtGAAATATAGTTAGTAGGGGGATCAAATTTTCCCAAAAATCGTCCTAACTTATCGAATCAactttaatgaaaaaatattatagaattatcaaatttgtttatgcatgttgttttctttttgaaaaaaaattggtgTCGTATTTATTATTCTATCATATTGCTTAAGTTTATGTTAGAAAATGTATTtaattatttcttggttttcaCTTGTTTATTTAACGCATGCTCGCCTAAAGCCGTCCGAAATTGTGCATTATGTTTTAATCAAAAACAT from Primulina eburnea isolate SZY01 unplaced genomic scaffold, ASM2296580v1 ctg536_ERROPOS2741112+, whole genome shotgun sequence includes these protein-coding regions:
- the LOC140821355 gene encoding small ribosomal subunit protein eS27y; protein product: MVLSNDIDLLNPPAELEKRKHKLKRLVQSPNSFFMDVKCQGCFNITTVFSHSQTVVVCGNCQTVLCQPTGGRARLTEGCSFRRKGD